In the Dehalococcoidia bacterium genome, one interval contains:
- a CDS encoding F0F1 ATP synthase subunit epsilon, with protein sequence MGKLKFEIVTAEKLVYSDEVDMVQVPGTLGEMTLLPMHAPIMTTLQPGELIVRKGGEDRSIFVSGGFLELMNDKVTILAEAAERAEEIDIARAEAAKRRAEEGLALRKSQPDFDAARAEAELKRSMMRLKVAEKRRVRKGKP encoded by the coding sequence ATGGGCAAGCTAAAATTCGAGATCGTCACGGCTGAGAAATTGGTCTACTCCGATGAAGTGGATATGGTGCAGGTGCCGGGCACGCTGGGCGAGATGACGCTTTTGCCGATGCATGCCCCGATCATGACCACACTCCAGCCCGGTGAATTGATCGTTCGCAAGGGAGGGGAGGATAGGTCAATTTTCGTCAGCGGTGGATTCCTGGAGTTGATGAACGATAAGGTGACCATCCTGGCCGAAGCTGCGGAGCGTGCCGAGGAGATTGATATTGCCCGTGCTGAAGCTGCCAAAAGGCGGGCTGAGGAAGGGCTTGCGCTCAGGAAGTCCCAACCGGACTTCGACGCCGCCCGGGCTGAAGCTGAATTAAAGCGTTCGATGATGCGTTTGAAGGTCGCGGAGAAGAGAAGGGTGCGGAAAGGCAAGCCGTAG